In Roseibium algicola, the DNA window CGCTCCGAGCGCGTGACGACATATTCGATAAACCGGCGTCTTCCGTCATCCAGGCGCATGTCCAGGATCTTGGCCACCGGCTGACGGTTTCCGGGGTCGGCAAGAACTGACAAAGCTTCTTCAACCAGCTCCAGCGGCAGTACATTCCTGGCAGGCTTACCGACAAGAGCATCGCTTTGGAACAACGATCGGGCCATTTGGCTTGCAGCGGAGACACGACCGTCATTCTGAAGGACGACGATTGCATCAAAGCTGTCGTCGAAGACAAGACCGAGCATACGCTCGCTGTTGCGGCGTCTGACGTTGGCGATGTGCGAGAGGAACTTGTGAAAGCCCAGTTCCCGCAGGACGATGCTTGCGGCTGCCAAAAGCAGAATGAGATGCGAACTTGCGGTCGGCACAAGAACGGGAGCCGACTTCTGGATGGCAATGGCACCAATTTCAAACATGATCGCACAGAGTGCCAGAATGCTGATCTTGAGGGACCAGCCTTCGATTTTCGTCAGAAGCAGAGCGAAGAAAACAAGGAGTGCCCACAGGACCGCAATCCCCTCACCCCTGACTTCCATGGCCCTGTTCTGCAACAGCGTTTCGGCGCCGAGAGCCTGGATTACGCTTCCCGGCAAAACATCGTAGACGGGAACAGGAAACAGGTCGCGAAGCTCCTGCGCACTTGCACCGACGATCACCTTCTTGTCCAGAAACAGACCTGGAGCCGCTGACTTGTTCAGGACATCAACAAGCGATACCCGCTCAATCTGTTCCAGTGAGATACTGTAATCAATGCCGAAACTTCCGGCTGCGTCTCCGGTGTACTCACCCAGGAGAGCCGCGGCAGAGATCTCCGAATTCCCATTGATTTCGAAACCGTACAGATTTCGCCAGATGCGGCTGTCGGTTTCCATCGGAACCATGACGACGACCGGCCAGGCAACATTCAGAAACTGTTCGATCGGCTGGTTGACGACTTCCCCAGCGTGCTGTTCAGCCGAAGCAGCTTGCCGAAACACGGCAAGGCTGACGTTACCGGCGCGCTCGATCGCGGCTGCTAACAGCGTGTCATCTTCAGGATTGGAAGCTGAGCTGAAATCGATGTCGAATACGATGTCGCGGGCGCCCGCTTCCGCCAGATGATCTGTCAGGTCGGCATAAAGACGGCGCGGCAATGGCCATACGCCGAGTTCATTCAGGCTTCTGGCATCGATATCCACGACCACGATGTCGCCGGAGACCGGTCTTTCGATCGTGTGGAAACGAAACTCCCATAGAAACCGGTCGAACGCCGTGGTCAGGGCAACCGTGCGCAGAACAGCCACAGCGGCGATCACGCCGACCACGATCAAGACCGCGCTCGCTATCCGTTTCCGCTGTTCAGAGCTTCCGATCAGCACACCCACCGCCCACTTTCTCAGTCCGCACTTCAGGTGTCAGAGGCAAAGCCTCGCACCTGCGGCATCCTGATTACCGTCAATTCTTGTTTTTTCCGTTTCCGTTTCCGGAATTGCCTTTGCCGTTCCCGCCGGCATTGTTGTTGCCGCTCCCGGAATTGCCATTTCCATTGCCACCGGAATTCCCGTTGCCGTTACCACCGGAATTGCCGTTACCGTTTCCGCCTGCGTTGTTGTTACCGCTTCCGGAATTGCCATTTCCGTTGCCACCGGAATTCCCGTTGCCGTTGCCGCCGGAATTCCCGTTGCCATTGCCACCGGAATTGCCGTTACCGTTTCCGCCAGAATTCCCGTTGCCATTACCACCGGAATTTCCGTTGCCATTGCCGCCGGAATTGTTGTTACCTTTGCCGCCGGAATTGTTGTTGACTTTGCCGGCATTCCCGTTCGAGTTCGCCGATTTCGCTTCTGCTGCATTTGATGGCACGTTTTTCACGGCCGGTGTTTCAAATGCAGGCGCGCGCTTGGCTCCAGGTTTTACGGTCGGTTTGGTACGACCGCTCACAGACAAGCCAACCCGGTTTGACGGTGCACTGGCTGCAGCCTGACCGGCTGTCAGGTCCACCCTGTCGCCGGAGGCGAAATCTTCCACAGCGACAACGCCTCGTTCGACGGAAACGCGAGCCTGCTTGCCCTGGACATTGACCTCAAATCGCGTACCTTTCACCACAGCGGCAAGAAACGGGGTTTCGACGGTGAAATGCGGCTGCTGCCGCTTTTCAACATCGACCTCGATCGTCCCCTTTCTCTGCAGCAGTGTGGTCTTTGCTCCATTGCTGCGGAATGATGACATGGCAAAGGTTGTGTTTGGCCCAACGGCGATGGTTTCGCCGCCTCTGCCTATGAGAGCGCGGGCACCTGCCCTGGTTCCGATGGTGTAGCCTTTTTCAAACACCATGCCCTTTTTGACACGGAAAGCCTCCACGCCAGGCGCAACGAAATAAACGATGCCGGACACACGTTTGACGACCCAGTCCGAAGCATTCGCAGCAGCAGGAAACAGGACCAGAGCTGCAAGCAAGAGGACCCGCAGAAGTGTTCCTGCTTTCCGCTCGACTGAATACATAGCGTCTTTTTTCATCTTGCTCTTCAACACGTTACGACTGAATGTCAACGCCGTGCGCAGAACCCACGGACAGGTTTATTGAGCTCTACACATCCTGTGTAGCATTTCAGCGTTTAACCCAACGTGAAGACAGGCGGAAAATATTGCCTATGCTCGTCACTAGTTGCGATAAACGACTACTTCAAAACAGAAAGGAGCTAGGTAATCTTCCGTAACATACGGAGTTACCCAGCCCGACCTCCACGACTTGCGTCCGGCAATACGGATTGCTTGTCGTCATATTCCTGGAACGCCTTCAGCAGCAGCGAGACTTAATATCCCGGGCGATGCCTTTTCGCAGACGGAGTGGCGTTACCGACCCTTGCCATTTCCGTTGCCACCGGAATTGCCGTTGCCATTGCCGCCGGAATTGCCATTGCCGCCGGAATTGCCATTGCCGTTGCCGCCGGAATTGCCATTGCCGTTGCCGCCGGAATTGCCATTCCCGTTGCTGCCGGAGTTGCCATTGCCGTTGCCACCGGAATTGCCATTGCCGTTGCCGCCGGAATTGCCATTGCCGTTGCCACCGGAATTGCCATTGCCGTTGCCACCGGAATTTCCGTTGCCATTGCCACCGGAGTTGCCATTGCCGTTGTTCCCCGAGCGGGAATTTCCAGCATTGCCCCGGTTGCCGCCATTGGCAGCTCTTGCTTCAGCTTTGGTAGCTGGCACGTTTTTCACTACGCGCGTTTCGAATGAAGGGGCCCGTTTGGGGCCAGAACGCACCGCAGGCTTGTTCTTCCCGCTGACGGATAGACCGACGCGGCGCGAAGGGTTAGTTGCGGCCGCCTGACCGGCGCCCACGTCGGCACGATCTCCGGATGCAAAATCATGAACACCGACAACGCCCCGACCCACATTGACCGACGCAGTCCTGTTGCCGACCTTAACCCTGAACTGAGTTCCTTTGACAACAGCGGCAAGGAAAGGGGTTTCCACCTTGAAGTGCCGATACCACCGGCGCTTTACGTCCACATCTACCTGGCCACGGTCCTGGTAGACGACCATTCGCTTGATCAGGACGCCCTTCGGCTCAAGCGTCACAACAGAATTTGGAGAAACAACGAATGTTTCTTCACCCCGATTGATGACTACACGCCCACCGCCGGTCTTGATCTTCCATCCCTTGCGCACCGTCATGCCACGCTTGACAGCAAAGGTCTCGCCGGTACGCGTTTGCACCATGACCCGGCCGCTGACGCGTTCGACCGACCAGTGCCACGGCGTGCCACCCGTCTCCACGTCTTGCGACAATGCCTGTTGAGAAAACCAGAAGGCCATAAGGGCAGCCAGCAGAAGCGACGCTGCCAACCGCATCCGGCGATCCCAGAACAGCCCAACGTCATCAGCTTTTGCTGCCATGCAACTGGCCTGACCTGAGCGATTGACGTTTATTTTGTTGGACATGGGAGCCCTCTCCTGGCCCGGCTTCAGAAGCTCGGCAAGCTATTCCGCCCCCGTTAACAAGACTTGAATTATAATGGGAAACCTTTTTATTTCATTCTTTTAGTAAAAATTGTTCTATCATCCAACGTTTCCAACTTTTTCCCATATTAGATAAAATTTTAATATTAAAACTATTTAAGA includes these proteins:
- a CDS encoding EAL domain-containing protein; amino-acid sequence: MLIGSSEQRKRIASAVLIVVGVIAAVAVLRTVALTTAFDRFLWEFRFHTIERPVSGDIVVVDIDARSLNELGVWPLPRRLYADLTDHLAEAGARDIVFDIDFSSASNPEDDTLLAAAIERAGNVSLAVFRQAASAEQHAGEVVNQPIEQFLNVAWPVVVMVPMETDSRIWRNLYGFEINGNSEISAAALLGEYTGDAAGSFGIDYSISLEQIERVSLVDVLNKSAAPGLFLDKKVIVGASAQELRDLFPVPVYDVLPGSVIQALGAETLLQNRAMEVRGEGIAVLWALLVFFALLLTKIEGWSLKISILALCAIMFEIGAIAIQKSAPVLVPTASSHLILLLAAASIVLRELGFHKFLSHIANVRRRNSERMLGLVFDDSFDAIVVLQNDGRVSAASQMARSLFQSDALVGKPARNVLPLELVEEALSVLADPGNRQPVAKILDMRLDDGRRRFIEYVVTRSERTVAKSKKLRDMEIEAVACLTCRDVTEEKESAERLAYLARFDPSTGLFNRNGFEEEVAATLKLARGTGQEVCLVQFAIANFDQIVASLGFSYGDQLRETVAMRLKSHLSARTTWAAITADVFAGVFRCEPDQDLALIESLQEVIGEDYKIEGARISVQLKFGYIVSSGDMTPEHLLKKSGNALAKVRRNNRSPVLRFLPEMDAALQRRRQLETELFKAIVRDELHMVYQPLTNLADRSIFGVEALLRWDHRELGPISPAEFVPIAEENGYIVELGAWALNRGMKEALTWSSHLRLSINVSAIQFSRGNLVATVGEALQRTGFPSDLLDLEITESLFIDETLDLKFAMEEMRAFGCSFSLDDFGTGYSSLGYLPKYPFSKIKLDKTFVRQSIASKQDISVIEAVLHMAKGYGMSVIVEGIETGEQAERLRELGCKYGQGYLFGRPMSSANLQSTLLNAA
- a CDS encoding FecR domain-containing protein; this encodes MSQDVETGGTPWHWSVERVSGRVMVQTRTGETFAVKRGMTVRKGWKIKTGGGRVVINRGEETFVVSPNSVVTLEPKGVLIKRMVVYQDRGQVDVDVKRRWYRHFKVETPFLAAVVKGTQFRVKVGNRTASVNVGRGVVGVHDFASGDRADVGAGQAAATNPSRRVGLSVSGKNKPAVRSGPKRAPSFETRVVKNVPATKAEARAANGGNRGNAGNSRSGNNGNGNSGGNGNGNSGGNGNGNSGGNGNGNSGGNGNGNSGGNGNGNSGSNGNGNSGGNGNGNSGGNGNGNSGGNGNSGGNGNGNSGGNGNGKGR
- a CDS encoding FecR family protein, with protein sequence MKKDAMYSVERKAGTLLRVLLLAALVLFPAAANASDWVVKRVSGIVYFVAPGVEAFRVKKGMVFEKGYTIGTRAGARALIGRGGETIAVGPNTTFAMSSFRSNGAKTTLLQRKGTIEVDVEKRQQPHFTVETPFLAAVVKGTRFEVNVQGKQARVSVERGVVAVEDFASGDRVDLTAGQAAASAPSNRVGLSVSGRTKPTVKPGAKRAPAFETPAVKNVPSNAAEAKSANSNGNAGKVNNNSGGKGNNNSGGNGNGNSGGNGNGNSGGNGNGNSGGNGNGNSGGNGNGNSGGNGNGNSGSGNNNAGGNGNGNSGGNGNGNSGGNGNGNSGSGNNNAGGNGKGNSGNGNGKNKN